A portion of the Ricinus communis isolate WT05 ecotype wild-type chromosome 10, ASM1957865v1, whole genome shotgun sequence genome contains these proteins:
- the LOC8274958 gene encoding pentatricopeptide repeat-containing protein At4g20090 encodes MLSPLTLSKRISRWVNLNSALFSVSCTSSIQINPEIDQSILNTTDFDAKIHILRNKLYPDSLIKVLQSTSDINSAVKIFKWASLQKRFNHTSDTYFWIILKLGLAGNLKEMEGFCQNWVKDGCSGVEHAVFSLIASFVRHHRLNEAICILVNLCLGGYKPSINVFNMILGALVEDKKGFKEVVFVYKEMVKAGVAPTIDTLNHLMEVLFDTGRVDSALDQYRRMNKKGCSRNSRTFQIVIKGLIVNNQVDESIAILHEMLNIGCLPELSFYTCIIPELCREHKSEEAIRLFRMMRASKFVPNSVIYGALIQCFCKNLQLDDAVNLLEEMVESCLTPDNDVVIDVVIAFCRLGKTNEAAKFLEDINVLETSPYNTLLGACCDAGKFIEAKGLLEKMSERSLADCDSWNILIRCLCEKAAIRKASELLGRMIISSLVPNRATYSALVLGHCRLNKCEDALQLFLQLCTKCWILDYVSYSELIEGLCEAGKHLEATEVFHYMFMNGCLPQYLSFSKLIKGICEKGMVDKAVKLQQMAHDFGMCCANATYNSIMLGLSKSDKGRNVLVFLSQMLVKGCNVDAEAYCILIKSMIAQDQEKDSALFFNAMVNEGLKPDSDTLHKLLSYLANRSRLYLILATIDKLILNSEVLDSGMYNILVYGFWKERLKNEGRRLLDFMLEKGWVPDAATHRLLMGSVEGEESNEKMAIREKFTINDGVLDILAEGLSET; translated from the coding sequence ATGCTCTCTCCTCTAACACTTTCAAAGAGAATTTCCAGATGGGTCAATCTAAACTCAGCTCTTTTTTCAGTTTCTTGCACTAGTAGCATCCAAATTAACCCAGAAATTGATCAAAGCATATTGAACACCACTGATTTTGATGCAAAGATTCATATTTTAAGGAATAAGCTCTACCCAGATAGCTTAATCAAGGTTTTGCAAAGTACTAGCGATATAAACTCTGCTGTTAAGATATTCAAATGGGCTTCCCTTCAAAAACGTTTTAATCATACTTCAGATACATATTTTTGGATAATTTTGAAGTTGGGTCTTGCTGGTAACCTAAAGGAAATGGAGGGGTTTTGTCAGAATTGGGTCAAGGATGGGTGCTCGGGCGTAGAACATGCTGTTTTTTCACTGATTGCATCATTTGTTAGACATCATAGGCTAAATGAAGCGATATGCATTCTTGTTAACTTGTGTTTAGGTGGTTATAAGCCTTCCATCAatgtatttaatatgattttgGGAGCGCTTGTAGAAGACAAGAAAGGGTTTAAAGAAGTGGTGTTTGTTTATAAGGAGATGGTGAAAGCAGGAGTGGCGCCTACAATTGATACTTTGAATCATCTGATGGAGGTCTTGTTTGATACTGGAAGGGTTGATTCTGCTTTGGATCAGTATAGGAGAATGAACAAGAAAGGGTGTAGTCGTAATAGTAGGACTTTTCAGATAGTTATAAAAGGTCTAATTGTGAATAATCAAGTTGATGAATCCATTGCAATTTTGCATGAGATGCTAAATATTGGGTGCCTGCCAGAGTTGAGTTTTTATACATGTATAATACCTGAGCTTTGCAGGGAACATAAATCAGAAGAGGCAATTAGGTTGTTTAGGATGATGCGGGCCTCTAAATTTGTTCCAAATTCAGTTATTTATGGTGCTTTGATACAATGTTTTTGTAAGAACCTTCAGTTAGATGATGCAGTAAACCTTCTTGAGGAGATGGTGGAAAGTTGTTTGACACCAGATAATGATGTTGTTATTGATGTTGTAATTGCTTTTTGTAGATTAGGAAAGACCAATGAAGCTGCAAAATTCTTGGAAGATATAAATGTCCTCGAAACTTCTCCATACAATACATTGCTTGGAGCCTGTTGTGATGCAGGTAAATTTATTGAGGCTAAAGGTCTACTTGAGAAGATGTCTGAGAGAAGTCTAGCTGATTGTGATTCTTGGAATATTCTAATCAGATGTCTCTGTGAGAAGGCAGCAATTAGGAAGGCAAGTGAACTTCTTGGGAGAATGATTATATCTTCATTGGTTCCTAATAGAGCCACATACTCGGCTCTTGTTCTTGGTCACTGTAGGTTAAACAAGTGTGAGGATGCTCTACAACTTTTCCTGCAACTCTGTACCAAATGCTGGATTCTGGATTATGTTTCTTACTCTGAGCTAATTGAAGGCCTTTGTGAGGCAGGAAAGCATCTAGAGGCTACCGAAGTGTTTCACTACATGTTTATGAATGGATGCTTGCCTCAGTATCTCTCATTTAGCAAACTGATCAAGGGTATTTGTGAGaagggaatggttgataaagCAGTAAAACTGCAGCAGATGGCTCATGACTTTGGTATGTGTTGTGCTAATGCCACGTATAATTCTATTATGCTTGGTTTGTCTAAATCAGACAAGGGAAGAAATGTTTTAGTGTTTCTCTCACAAATGCTGGTTAAGGGCTGCAATGTTGATGCAGAAGCATATTGCATTCTCATAAAAAGCATGATTGCACAAGATCAAGAAAAGGATtctgctttattttttaatgctaTGGTGAATGAGGGTTTGAAACCTGATTCTGATACACTGCATAAGTTGTTGTCATATTTGGCCAACCGGTCTCGGCTGTACTTGATTTTAGCTACAATTGACAAACTTATTCTTAATTCTGAAGTTCTAGATTCAGGCATGTACAACATATTGGTTTATGGTTTCTGGAAAGAGCGCCTCAAGAATGAGGGGCGTcgattattagattttatgtTAGAGAAGGGTTGGGTCCCAGATGCTGCTACTCATAGATTGTTGATGGGATCTGTTGAGGGGGAGGAAAGTAATGAGAAAATGGCAATACGTGAAAAATTCACAATCAACGATGGTGTTCTTGACATACTTGCTGAGGGCTTGAGCGAAACATAA
- the LOC8274960 gene encoding probable L-cysteine desulfhydrase, chloroplastic, protein MATNKTHKNHTFNGDSTTTTTKKPKLSPAVITESEIQSEFCHHDASVARINNGSFGSCPNSVISAQHDWQLQFLEQPDNFYFNKLKPGILHSRSIIKTLINANHVDEVSLVDNATTAAAIVLQRIARSFSEGRFNKGDVAVMLHYAYGAVKKSVEAYVTRAGGHVIEVQLPFPVKSEEEIVTEFRKALGRGKEDGKKVRLAVIDHVTSMPSVVIPVKELVKICREENVDQVFVDAAHGIGCVDVDMKEIGADFYTSNLHKWFFCPPSVAFLYCRKFDKGGLGTNNDDDLHHPVVSHEYGNGLAVESAWIGTRDYSAQLVVPSVLEFINRFPGGIEGIKKRNHETVVEMGKMLAKAWGTHLGCPPEMCGSMIMVGLPVSLRIFSESDSLKLRTHLRDKLGVEAPIYFRAPKDEEVDCVTGYARISHQVYNKVEDYYKFRDAVNKLVSDGFTCACLPD, encoded by the coding sequence ATGGCCACCAATAAAACACACAAAAACCACACCTTCAACGGCGactccaccaccaccacaaCAAAGAAACCAAAACTTTCGCCAGCAGTTATCACCGAATCCGAAATCCAATCCGAATTCTGCCATCATGACGCCTCCGTCGCTAGAATTAACAACGGCAGCTTCGGTAGTTGCCCTAACTCCGTCATTTCCGCACAACATGACTGGCAACTCCAGTTTCTTGAACAACCAGACAATTTCTACTTCAATAAACTGAAACCAGGAATCCTTCACTCTCGATCAATCATCAAAACCTTAATCAACGCTAATCACGTTGACGAGGTCTCTCTCGTCGACAACGCCACCACCGCTGCCGCAATTGTTTTACAGAGAATCGCTCGGTCATTCTCCGAAGGTAGATTTAATAAAGGTGACGTGGCAGTTATGCTTCATTATGCATATGGAGCAGTTAAAAAATCTGTTGAAGCATATGTTACACGCGCTGGAGGTCACGTGATTGAAGTTCAGCTACCGTTTCCGGTGAAGTCGGAGGAGGAAATTGTAACTGAATTTAGGAAAGCATTGGGAAGAGGGAAAGAGGATGGTAAAAAAGTAAGATTAGCTGTAATTGATCATGTTACTTCAATGCCTAGTGTAGTTATTCCTGTTAAAGAGTTGGTTAAAATTTGTAGAGAGGAAAATGTTGACCAAGTCTTTGTTGATGCTGCTCATGGAATTGGGTGTGTTGATGTTGatatgaaagaaattggtGCTGACTTTTACACTAGTAATCTGCATAAATGGTTTTTTTGTCCTCCTTCGGTTGCTTTTTTGTATTGTAGAAAGTTCGATAAAGGCGGTCTAGGTActaataatgatgatgatttaCATCATCCTGTTGTATCTCATGAATATGGTAATGGGCTAGCTGTAGAAAGTGCTTGGATTGGAACTAGAGATTATAGTGCTCAATTAGTAGTTCCTTCAGTTTTGGAATTTATCAACAGATTTCCAGGTGGGATTGAGGGAATTAAGAAAAGGAATCACGAGACTGTGGTGGAAATGGGGAAAATGTTGGCTAAAGCTTGGGGGACCCATCTTGGTTGCCCGCCTGAGATGTGCGGGAGTATGATTATGGTTGGATTGCCTGTTTCGTTGAGAATTTTTAGTGAGTCTGATTCTTTGAAGTTGAGGACCCATTTGAGGGATAAGTTGGGTGTAGAAGCTCCTATCTATTTTAGAGCTCCTAAAGATGAGGAGGTTGATTGTGTTACTGGCTATGCTCGGATTTCTCATCAAGTTTACAACAAAGTTGAGGATTATTACAAGTTTAGGGATGCTGTCAACAAATTGGTTAGTGATGGCTTCACTTGTGCATGTCTCCCTGATTGA
- the LOC107260768 gene encoding uncharacterized protein LOC107260768 isoform X1: MEGTKLIAICQLGGEFETDNEGSLSYRGGDAHAIDIDDQMEFSDFKAEVAEMFNCSVNTISLKYFLPGNRKTLITISNDKDLKRMIKFHGDSVTTDIYVIMEDIILPDISNLPASRSSRTTLSEAVPPVDAPLAVNGTMQSAIELAGPLDVVVDTDHVNINIDEVQIDQPLDISPILPLVGSSDEGHAKGAQQWQNTITGVGQRFSSVHEFRESLRKYAIAHQFAFRYKKNDSHRVTVKCKAEGCPWRIHASRLSTTQLICIKKMNPTHTCEGSVLTTGHQATRSWVASIIKEKLKVFPNYKPKDIVNDIKQEYGIQLNYFQAWRGKEIAKEQLQGSYKEAYNQLPLFCEKITETNPGSYATFTTKEDSSFQRLFVSFHASLYGFLQGCRPLLFLDGIPLKSKYQGTLLAATAADGNDGVFPVAFAVVDAETDDNWHWFLLQLKTALSTSCPITFVADRQKGLKESIADIFKDSYHGYCLRYLTEQLIRDLKGQFSHEVKRLMIEDFYSAACALRPEVFQRCIESIKSISLDAYNWIIQSEPQNWANAFFQGARYNHLTSNFGEMFYSWASEAHELPITQMVDAIRGKIMELIYTQRAESDLWMTRLTPSMEEKLDKEILKSRSLQVLLSAGSTFEVRGESVEVLDIDQWDCSCKGWQLTGLPCCHAIAVISCIQRNPYEFCSRYFTIESYRLTYSESVHPIPNVDWPVQKDSSQVIVTVSPPPTRRPPGRPTTKRSGLQDVVKRQLQCSRCKGLGHNKSTCKELL, translated from the exons ATGGAGGGGACTAAATTAATAGCGATTTGCCAGTTGGGCGGTGAATTTGAGACTGATAACGAAGGGTCATTGTCTTATAGAGGTGGCGATGCTCATGCTATAGATATTGATGACCAAATGGAGTTTAGTGACTTCAAGGCAGAAGTTGCTGAAATGTTTAATTGCAGCGTCAATACCATATCTCTCAAGTACTTTCTACCGGGCAATAGGAAGACTCTCATTACCATCTCCAATGACAAAGACCTAAAGCGGATGATAAAATTTCATGGCGATTCTGTCACCACCGACATATATGTAATAATGGAAGATATTATTCTGCCTGATATCTCAAACTTGCCCGCCAGTAG ATCAAGCAGAACAACCTTGTCAGAAGCAGTGCCTCCTGTTGATGCACCTCTGGCTGTCAATGGTACTATGCAATCAGCTATCGAACTTGCTGGACCTCTTGATGTTGTAGTTGATACTGATCATGTAAATATCAATATTGATGAGGTACAGATTGATCAGCCACTTGACATTTCACCAATTCTTCCTCTCGTTGGTTCCAGTGATGAGGGGCATGCAAAAGGTGCACAGCAGTGGCAGAATACAATTACTGGGGTGGGTCAAAGGTTCAGCAGTGTTCATGAATTTCGTGAATCATTGCGTAAATATGCCATTGCACATCAGTTTGCTTTTAGGTATAAGAAGAATGACAGTCACCGAGTGACTGTTAAATGCAAAGCGGAAGGTTGTCCTTGGAGAATTCATGCATCAAGGTTATCAACCACACAACTAATCtgtataaagaaaatgaatccAACACATACATGTGAAGGATCTGTGCTGACGACTGGGCATCAAGCAACTCGAAGTTGGGTGGCTAGCATCATTAAGGAAAAGTTGAAAGTTTTTCCAAATTACAAGCCTAAGGATATTGTCAATGACATAAAACAAGAATATGGAATTCaactaaattattttcagGCATGGCGTGGGAAAGAAATTGCAAAGGAGCAGCTTCAAGGTTCGTACAAAGAAGCATATAATCAGTTACCTTTGTTCTGTGAAAAGATAACAGAAACTAATCCTGGCAGTTATGCTACTTTCACCACTAAGGAAGACTCGAGCTTCCAACGCCTCTTTGTGTCATTCCATGCTTCATTGTATGGTTTTCTTCAAGGTTGTAGGCCTCTCCTTTTCCTTGACGGTATACCTTTGAAGTCAAAATATCAAGGCACATTGTTAGCTGCAACAGCCGCAGATGGGAATGATGGTGTATTTCCAGTAGCTTTTGCTGTAGTAGATGCAGAGACTGATGATAACTGGCATTGGTTTTTACTACAACTCAAAACTGCACTATCAACATCTTGTCCCATAACATTTGTGGCAGACAGACAGAAGGGTTTAAAGGAATCAATTGCTGATATATTTAAAGATTCATACCATGGCTATTGCCTGCGGTACTTGACTGAGCAACTTATTCGAGATTTGAAGGGGCAGTTTTCTCATGAGGTGAAGCGGCTTATGATTGAGGACTTCTATTCTGCTGCTTGTGCACTCAGGCCTGAAGTCTTCCAGAGGTGCATTGAGAGCATCAAAAGCATTTCACTAGACGCTTACAATTGGATCATACAAAGTGAGCCCCAAAACTGGGCAAATGCATTTTTCCAGGGTGCAAGATATAACCATTTGACATCTAATTTTGGAGAGATGTTCTATAGTTGGGCATCAGAAGCTCATGAGTTACCAATAACACAGATGGTTGATGCTATACGGGGTAAGATTATGGAGTTGATTTATACACAGCGGGCTGAATCTGACCTATGGATGACAAGGTTAACTCCTTCCATGGAGGAAAAACTTGACAAGGAGATCTTAAAATCCCGTTCCCTTCAAGTGCTACTTTCAGCTGGCAGCACATTTGAGGTTCGAGGTGAATCAGTGGAAGTACTCGATATTGATCAGTGGGACTGTAGCTGCAAAGGGTGGCAGCTTACTGGATTACCTTGCTGCCATGCCATTGCTGTCATTAGTTGTATTCAGAGGAACCCATATGAATTTTGTTCAAGATACTTCACAATTGAGAGCTACAGATTAACATATTCAGAGTCAGTTCACCCAATACCAAATGTCGACTGGCCTGTCCAGAAAGATTCTTCTCAGGTCATAGTAACTGTGTCCCCTCCTCCAACACGACGTCCTCCAGGCCGGCCCACTACAAAGAGGTCTGGACTACAGGATGTAGTTAAACGTCAGCTCCAGTGCAGTAGATGCAAGGGACTTGGCCACAACAAATCCACTTGCAAGGAGCTTTTATAG
- the LOC8274957 gene encoding uncharacterized protein LOC8274957 gives MGGEGGAEPQYVTAKISVWWDIENCQVPRDCDPHAIAQNISSALVKMNYCGPVSISAYGDTNRINSAVQQALSSTGIALNHVPAGVKDASDKKILVDMLFWAVDNPAPANYLLISGDRDFSNALHQLRMRRYNILLAQPQRASAPLLAAARSVWLWTSLVAGGPPVREVESLPLGNISYTSTSDTLHIPVTDTVHLKQPSDSYSENPHMGNQRTTYITKQKGKTNRRNLNQTNGSKTSNAPVWAQEDQPNSNSYQPGPYVPKVTVSGPSPNFNPGSPNFTWSDVTNVRDNHQSHFTQPLRPNASAMQPDFAAGNMYPPNFQIHAPLMPPRPNGTTFTSEPPTNVPDIGNLHISGYPTSFHNPPNAQRRNGEQKHDAKRKAPKSVNLNNSQNGYTTQNNPSGYHETVNNRYPGGSEYPPSSSSATATEVAPVNVIWGMPGCPKPSEYVQGLIGVILLALNTLKSEKIMPTEANIADCIRYGDPKHRNTDIKKALESAIEQQMVMKQNLGAVQLYVGKNEKLWRCVNPIGGSLKEYPKATWDEIQKFLASSAGRSAIMSSQCRYEAATIIKSMCLKELALGNILQILNMVIALKKWIIHHQSGWQPLTITLAEANCNLGSAAGT, from the exons ATGGGCGGAGAAGGAGGAGCAGAGCCACAGTATGTGACGGCAAAGATTTCAGTTTGGTGGGATATAGAAAATTGTCAAGTGCCAAGAGACTGTGACCCACATGCCATAGCTCAAAATATAAGCTCTGCTTTGGTCAAGATGAATTATTGTGGACCAGTATCTATTTCTGCTTACGGAGATACTAATCGGATTAATTCAGCTGTACAGCAAGCTCTTTCTAGTACTGGCATCGCACTTAATCATGTTCCAGCTG GTGTTAAAGATGCGAGTGACAAGAAGATTCTTGTGGATATGTTGTTCTGGGCAGTGGACAATCCTGCACCTGCTAATTATTTGTTAATCTCTGGTGATAGAGACTTCTCTAATGCTCTCCATCAATTGCGGATGAGGAGATACAATATTCTTTTAGCACAGCCCCAACGAGCATCTGCACCCCTCCTTGCAGCTGCTAGGAGTGTATGGCTTTGGACGAGTCTTGTCGCTGGAGGACCGCCAGTGAGAGAGGTTGAATCACTGCCACTTGGTAATATTAGTTATACATCCACTTCAGACACATTACATATTCCTGTTACTGACACTGTTCACTTAAAGCAACCATCAGATTCCTATTCTGAGAATCCCCATATGGGAAATCAGAGAACTACTTACATAACTAAACAAAAAGGGAAAACCAATCGAAGAAACTTAAACCAAACAAATGGATCAAAAACGTCAAATGCGCCTGTTTGGGCTCAAGAAGATCAGCCAAATTCAAACTCCTATCAACCTGGTCCTTATGTCCCAAAAGTTACTGTAAGTGGGCCTTCTCCGAATTTCAATCCTGGAAGTCCTAACTTTACTTGGAGTGATGTCACTAATGTTCGTGACAACCATCAAAGTCACTTTACACAGCCATTAAGGCCAAATGCCTCAGCTATGCAACCTGATTTTGCAGCTGGTAACATGTATCCTCCTAATTTTCAAATCCATGCTCCTCTAATGCCTCCTAGGCCCAACGGAACTACCTTCACCTCAGAGCCTCCTACAAATGTGCCTGACATTGGCAACTTGCACATTTCTGGATACCCTACCAGCTTTCACAATCCTCCAAATGCTCAAAGAAGAAATGGAGAGCAAAAACATGATGCAAAGAGAAAAGCTCCAAAGTctgtaaatttaaataattctcAAAATGGATATACGACGCAGAACAACCCATCAGGATATCATGAGACAGTGAATAATAGATACCCTGGTGGTTCAGAATATCcaccatcatcttcatcagCAACAGCTACTGAAGTTGCTCCTGTTAATgttatatggggaatgccaGGATGCCCAAAACCTTCAGAATATGTCCAAGGCCTTATAGGAGTTATCTTACTTGCCTTGAACACTCTTAAAAGTGAAAAGATTATGCCAACTGAAGCAAATATAGCTGATTGCATTAGATATGGAGATCCCAAACATCGCAATACTGACATCAAAAAGGCCCTTGAGAGCGCTATTGAGCAGCAGATGGTCATGAAGCAAAACCTAGGAGCTGTGCAATTGTACGTTGGTAAGAATGAGAAACTGTGGAGATGTGTTAACCCTATAGGTGGTAGTCTGAAAGAATATCCAAAAGCAACATGGGATGAAATTCAGAAATTTCTTGCATCCTCTGCAGGACGATCTGCAATCATGTCTTCTCAGTGCAG GTATGAAGCAGCTACTATCATAAAGAGTATGTGCTTGAAAGAACTTGCTTTGGGTAATATACTTCAGATCTTAAACATGGTAATTGCCTTAAAGAAATGGATTATACATCATCAATCAGGATGGCAACCACTTACCATTACTCTTGCAGAGGCCAATTGTAATTTAGGGTCTGCAGCTGGGACATAG
- the LOC8274959 gene encoding uncharacterized protein LOC8274959 produces MNLPITPNKSNTSTIGGCGNCSSKETFLLHHVRVRGVHRRLCTSCVLRAHPSSFCPCCFTFYDTSPPPPSKRISCSNCTSFTHSHCATSSPPFPFLCPPCADANFNFFNFENINKKTIDKDMATVLLCAAKIAANSMAKAVNVARTEAERRVREAAVCRKRAREALEHVLFLAKRKDADSVQVSASAHLGKRVINNITIGSPQNANSAKTNGNGNHASNASNAEKIKENS; encoded by the coding sequence atgaatctcCCAATAACACCCAACAAATCAAACACAAGCACCATCGGAGGATGCGGCAACTGCAGTTCGAAAGAAACGTTTCTCCTCCACCACGTAAGAGTGCGTGGGGTCCACCGACGGCTCTGCACATCCTGCGTACTCCGGGCCCACCCGTCCTCCTTCTGTCCATGTTGCTTCACATTCTACGACACGTCGCCACCTCCTCCCTCAAAACGCATCTCATGTTCTAACTGCACCTCCTTCACCCATTCCCACTGCGCCACCTCATCTCCgccttttcctttcctttgccCGCCTTGTGCAGACGCTAATTTCAACTTCTTCAATTTTGagaatatcaataaaaaaacgATTGACAAAGACATGGCTACGGTTCTTCTTTGTGCAGCCAAAATAGCGGCTAATTCAATGGCGAAAGCAGTTAATGTCGCGAGAACGGAAGCTGAGAGGAGAGTTAGAGAAGCTGCTGTTTGTAGGAAGAGAGCTAGAGAGGCTTTGGAGCATGTCTTGTTTcttgctaaaagaaaagatgctGATTCTGTCCAGGTTTCTGCTTCTGCTCATTTGGGTAAAAgagttattaataatattacaattGGGTCTCCTCAAAATGCGAACAGCGCCAAGACTAATGGTAATGGTAATCATGCATCTAATGCATCTAACGCGGAgaagattaaagaaaattcttgA
- the LOC107260768 gene encoding uncharacterized protein LOC107260768 isoform X2: MQSAIELAGPLDVVVDTDHVNINIDEVQIDQPLDISPILPLVGSSDEGHAKGAQQWQNTITGVGQRFSSVHEFRESLRKYAIAHQFAFRYKKNDSHRVTVKCKAEGCPWRIHASRLSTTQLICIKKMNPTHTCEGSVLTTGHQATRSWVASIIKEKLKVFPNYKPKDIVNDIKQEYGIQLNYFQAWRGKEIAKEQLQGSYKEAYNQLPLFCEKITETNPGSYATFTTKEDSSFQRLFVSFHASLYGFLQGCRPLLFLDGIPLKSKYQGTLLAATAADGNDGVFPVAFAVVDAETDDNWHWFLLQLKTALSTSCPITFVADRQKGLKESIADIFKDSYHGYCLRYLTEQLIRDLKGQFSHEVKRLMIEDFYSAACALRPEVFQRCIESIKSISLDAYNWIIQSEPQNWANAFFQGARYNHLTSNFGEMFYSWASEAHELPITQMVDAIRGKIMELIYTQRAESDLWMTRLTPSMEEKLDKEILKSRSLQVLLSAGSTFEVRGESVEVLDIDQWDCSCKGWQLTGLPCCHAIAVISCIQRNPYEFCSRYFTIESYRLTYSESVHPIPNVDWPVQKDSSQVIVTVSPPPTRRPPGRPTTKRSGLQDVVKRQLQCSRCKGLGHNKSTCKELL; encoded by the coding sequence ATGCAATCAGCTATCGAACTTGCTGGACCTCTTGATGTTGTAGTTGATACTGATCATGTAAATATCAATATTGATGAGGTACAGATTGATCAGCCACTTGACATTTCACCAATTCTTCCTCTCGTTGGTTCCAGTGATGAGGGGCATGCAAAAGGTGCACAGCAGTGGCAGAATACAATTACTGGGGTGGGTCAAAGGTTCAGCAGTGTTCATGAATTTCGTGAATCATTGCGTAAATATGCCATTGCACATCAGTTTGCTTTTAGGTATAAGAAGAATGACAGTCACCGAGTGACTGTTAAATGCAAAGCGGAAGGTTGTCCTTGGAGAATTCATGCATCAAGGTTATCAACCACACAACTAATCtgtataaagaaaatgaatccAACACATACATGTGAAGGATCTGTGCTGACGACTGGGCATCAAGCAACTCGAAGTTGGGTGGCTAGCATCATTAAGGAAAAGTTGAAAGTTTTTCCAAATTACAAGCCTAAGGATATTGTCAATGACATAAAACAAGAATATGGAATTCaactaaattattttcagGCATGGCGTGGGAAAGAAATTGCAAAGGAGCAGCTTCAAGGTTCGTACAAAGAAGCATATAATCAGTTACCTTTGTTCTGTGAAAAGATAACAGAAACTAATCCTGGCAGTTATGCTACTTTCACCACTAAGGAAGACTCGAGCTTCCAACGCCTCTTTGTGTCATTCCATGCTTCATTGTATGGTTTTCTTCAAGGTTGTAGGCCTCTCCTTTTCCTTGACGGTATACCTTTGAAGTCAAAATATCAAGGCACATTGTTAGCTGCAACAGCCGCAGATGGGAATGATGGTGTATTTCCAGTAGCTTTTGCTGTAGTAGATGCAGAGACTGATGATAACTGGCATTGGTTTTTACTACAACTCAAAACTGCACTATCAACATCTTGTCCCATAACATTTGTGGCAGACAGACAGAAGGGTTTAAAGGAATCAATTGCTGATATATTTAAAGATTCATACCATGGCTATTGCCTGCGGTACTTGACTGAGCAACTTATTCGAGATTTGAAGGGGCAGTTTTCTCATGAGGTGAAGCGGCTTATGATTGAGGACTTCTATTCTGCTGCTTGTGCACTCAGGCCTGAAGTCTTCCAGAGGTGCATTGAGAGCATCAAAAGCATTTCACTAGACGCTTACAATTGGATCATACAAAGTGAGCCCCAAAACTGGGCAAATGCATTTTTCCAGGGTGCAAGATATAACCATTTGACATCTAATTTTGGAGAGATGTTCTATAGTTGGGCATCAGAAGCTCATGAGTTACCAATAACACAGATGGTTGATGCTATACGGGGTAAGATTATGGAGTTGATTTATACACAGCGGGCTGAATCTGACCTATGGATGACAAGGTTAACTCCTTCCATGGAGGAAAAACTTGACAAGGAGATCTTAAAATCCCGTTCCCTTCAAGTGCTACTTTCAGCTGGCAGCACATTTGAGGTTCGAGGTGAATCAGTGGAAGTACTCGATATTGATCAGTGGGACTGTAGCTGCAAAGGGTGGCAGCTTACTGGATTACCTTGCTGCCATGCCATTGCTGTCATTAGTTGTATTCAGAGGAACCCATATGAATTTTGTTCAAGATACTTCACAATTGAGAGCTACAGATTAACATATTCAGAGTCAGTTCACCCAATACCAAATGTCGACTGGCCTGTCCAGAAAGATTCTTCTCAGGTCATAGTAACTGTGTCCCCTCCTCCAACACGACGTCCTCCAGGCCGGCCCACTACAAAGAGGTCTGGACTACAGGATGTAGTTAAACGTCAGCTCCAGTGCAGTAGATGCAAGGGACTTGGCCACAACAAATCCACTTGCAAGGAGCTTTTATAG